The Roseibium sp. Sym1 nucleotide sequence GCTACTGAACGGCGCGCTGTCTTGGCCGGTTGTTAAATCCAGTTTCTGGGATGCGCTGGTTGGGACCGCCACCTTGTTCTTCATTGTGCTTGGAGCCGTGCTTCTAACCCGGTTTTTGGCATTTTCCGGGTTGCCGATGTTTCTGGCGCAAATCATGACCGACGCGAATGTCTCGCCGCTCGGGATCATTCTGATCGCCGGCGCCTGTTATCTCGTGCTCGGCATGTTCCTGGACCCACTGGGCCTGCTGTTTCTCACGCTCCCGATAATGCTGCCGATGTTCAAGTCTGTTGGTCTCGACATGACCTTGATGGGCATCTTGATCGTTAAATTTGTAGAGATCGGGCTGATGTCGCCACCGGTCGGGTTGAACGTCTTTGCGGTCAAATCGCTGGTGGGGCCGGATGTGCCGCTGAGTATGATTTATCGCGGAGTTCTGTGGTTCTTGGTCGTTGACCTTCTGGTCATAGGCCTGCTGATCGCATTTCCGGACATAACGCTTTTGTTGCCGAGGCTGATGGGGCTTTGAAAACAGTCGAACAGTAAGTCCAAAATGGGAGGAGGAAGTATGAAGAATAGAGTGATAAAAACTGCCGCAGTCGCAGCTTTTCTAGGGTTGACCTGCAGCGCAAATGCAGATGAACTCAGGTACAACACATTCATGCCGCCGCTGGCCATTGAAGCCGTGCAGGCGCAAGAATTCTTCGATGAACTCGCGGCTGCCACGGACGGTGCCCTCGAAACGCAGGTTTTCGTCGGAGGCCAGATGTTGGGTGGCCAAGCTAGCCTGGGCGGAATTCGCGCCGGCGTCATGGACGCCGGATTTATCGTGCCTACGCTGAATTCCAGCGAAATCCCACATGTTGCAATGCTGCCGGAGCTTCTGCCGTTTGCGGCCAACTTCTGGGCTGCCGCAGGCGCGACCAACGAAACGATGTTGCTGAACTGCGACGAATGCATCGCCGATCTTGAAAAGCAAAACGCGGTCTGGTTGGGAGGGCATGCAGCTTCGCCATGGTATCTGATGTGCGCGCAACCGATTTCTAGCTCGGACGATATTGCCGGGAAGAAAATTCGTGTGACGGGTGGATTTGCTGTGCGCCTCATCAATGCCCTGGGAGCTGTACCTGTGTCGCTGCCGGCGAGTGAAGTCGGGCCTGCTTTGCAGCAGGGCCAGGTCGACTGCGCGGTAGGTAATCTCGCCTGGCTTCAAACGCTGGGTTTGATCGACTCCGTGCGCGGTATCGTCGATCAACCGATCGGAAGCTATCACGGCCTGGGTGAATTCATCTTCAACCGTGATGCTGTTGCAAATCTGGACGAAGCGAACCGCTCGGCGCTGATTTCGGCAATCCCCGGACGGATTGCGAAGATCAGCAAGACCTACGCCGACCAGGAGGCTGCTGCGCGCATGGCGGCCGACGAAAAGGGCGTGGTCTTCTGGAAACCTGATGACGCGTTCAACGAAGCGATGGAAGATTTTCGCGCCAGCGAGCTTGAGGCGGTAGCGAACGACATCGTCAAATTGGGTGGGTCGTCTGACGCCAAGGCGATTGTTCAGCAACATATCGAGACATTGCAGCGCTGGGACGGCCTCGTTCAGGGCGTCGAGGGCGATGTCGATGCATTCACCGCACTGCTGGAAAGAGAAGTCTTCTCCAAGGTCAAGCAATAAATGGCATTGGGTTCGGTGACATCCGTCGTGTCACCGAGCCCGGACAACCCTTGAACCATCTGTACAAATGATGAGCGATAATCGCGATCTCGTAGCGCCGCCCCGGTTGAACAGTCTTGCGTGTGGGTTCCGTTTTGGCGGGCGCGCGCGTTTCGGAGTGATCTTGCCGTCCGGCAACATTGTGGCTGAGGGAGATTTGGCCGCATTGTTACCGCGGGATATCACTTTGCATGTGACGCGCCTGCGACTGACCGGCAGTTCGCGCGAACAACTAAACGCCATGGCAGAAGATGTCGAAACTGCGGCTTCGCTTGTGGGCGATGTCGATCCTGCGGTCGTCGGATTTCATTGTACTGCTGTTTCCACGCTGAGCGAGCAACTGGAGAGAGATATTCTGGCGCGCGCGTGTTCAGCCTCCGGCAGACGGGTCGTCGCTACGTCTGAAGCGATCGTAAGCGCTCTAAATGCACTGACGGCGCGAACGCTGGTCTTGATTACCCCCTATGTCGACCACATCGTCAAAAGCGAAGTCGCATTTCTCAATCGGCATGGATTTGACGTCATCGATGCCCATGGTCTCGGAATAGACCATCCAAGGGATATGGCCGCCTTGCCGCCGGAAGACTGGCTTGCGTTAACGAAAGAACATTACGCCCAAAAAGCCGATGCATATTTTGTCAGCTGCACGGCGATCCGTTCGCTCGAGGTCGTCAGCCTCCTCGAGGAGCAGCTTGGCAAACCCGTGATCACAAGCAATCAGGTCATGGCTTGGCATCTGCTGAGAACAGCCGGGTTCAACGATCAACCACATGGTTTCGGCCATCTGCTGAGCCACCACTGAAACCTCAATAACATGGACTTATCGCATGACTGATCAAAGACCTTCGGGAGTTGAACGGCCGGTTGCCTCTGACAGCGACGGAGTTTGGGGGAGCGACGTTTTTGCGGAGATGCTTAGGGGTCTTCGCGTTAAATACGTCACCCTTAATCCAGGATCGAGCTTTCGTGGGCTACATGACAGCCTGGTGAACCACCTGGGCAACGAAGACCCACAGATGTTGCTTTGCCTGCATGAGGAACATGCAGTGGCAATCGCGCACGGATATGCCAAGGTTACAGGTGAACCTCTTGCTGTGATCCTGCACAGCAATGTCGGGCTGATGCATGGAACGATGGCAATTTTCAACGCCTGGTGCGACCGCGTGCCTGTGTTGATCTACGGTGCGACCGGACCTGTGGATGCGGCGTTGCGCCGTCCATGGATCGACTGGTTGCATACCTGCCGCGACCAGGCTTCAATGATACGCAACTATGTGAAATGGGATGACCAGCCTGCTTCGATGGAGGCAGCGATCGAATCCATGCTGAGGGCAAATCTGATTGCCCGGGCGGAACCGCACGGCCCGACTTATGTAAATTTTGATGTGTCGATCCAGGAAAAACAGCATGCCGAAGCGCCGGCATTGCCCGACTTTTCGCGTTACCGGTCGCCACTGCCGGCGGACCCTTCCGCTGAGGGGGTGGCGCGTGCCGCCGAGTTGCTGAAAAACGCCAAAAATCCGGTTGTCCTGGCGGGGCGGGTGTCGCGCGATCCGGCTGACTGGGCGCGGCGTGTGGCATTGGTCGAAGCTTTGGGAGCGAAGGTTCTGACCGACATCCGGATCGGCGCTTCTTTCCCGACGAACCATTCTCTGCACCGTGGCAAACCTGCATTCTTTATCGACGATGCGGCGGGCGAAGTTCTGCGGGAAGCCGATGTGATCCTCAGCCTCGACTGGCTTGACGTTGCCGGAACGCTCAAGCTGGCAGGCAAGGTTGAAGCCAAGATTATCCAGGCCTCTCTCGATTATCAGTTGCACAATGGCTGGGGCATGGAGCATCAGGGGCTGTCGGCACTCGATCTCCACCTGGCCAGTTCGCCGGACCGCGCGATGCATGCCATTGCGGATTTGCTGGGTGTTGGCGCTGGCGACGAGCCCGAAAACCTGCCGGTGAAACCCGCCCTGAATGCTCCCGCTCCGGAAGCGCCGCTGGATATCATGACGCTGGCCGGGGCACTTGGCGAAGGGCTGGACGGGATTTGCGCCAGCATGGTGCGCTTGCCGCTCGGTTGGGCGGGCGAGGCGTGGCATTTCCGCCACCCACTCGATTTCCTTGGCTCCGATGGCGGTGCCGGGATCGGCTCCGGTCCGGGTATGCTGATCGGTGCCGCGCTGGCATTGAAAGGCAGCGAGCGTATGCCGGTCGCGGTTCTCGGGGATGGCGACTTCATGATGGCGGCCTCGGCGTTCTGGACCGCAGCGCACTATGGAGCACCGTTTCTGGCGGTGGTGTCGAACAACCGCTCTTTCTACAATGACGAGGTTCACCAGGAGCGTGTTGCTGTCGCTCGCAACCGTCCGGTGGAGAACAAGTGGATCGGTCAGCGTATCGGCGATCCGGACATCGACATCGCAGGCGTTGCTCGTGC carries:
- the dctP gene encoding TRAP transporter substrate-binding protein DctP, producing MKNRVIKTAAVAAFLGLTCSANADELRYNTFMPPLAIEAVQAQEFFDELAAATDGALETQVFVGGQMLGGQASLGGIRAGVMDAGFIVPTLNSSEIPHVAMLPELLPFAANFWAAAGATNETMLLNCDECIADLEKQNAVWLGGHAASPWYLMCAQPISSSDDIAGKKIRVTGGFAVRLINALGAVPVSLPASEVGPALQQGQVDCAVGNLAWLQTLGLIDSVRGIVDQPIGSYHGLGEFIFNRDAVANLDEANRSALISAIPGRIAKISKTYADQEAAARMAADEKGVVFWKPDDAFNEAMEDFRASELEAVANDIVKLGGSSDAKAIVQQHIETLQRWDGLVQGVEGDVDAFTALLEREVFSKVKQ
- a CDS encoding maleate cis-trans isomerase family protein, whose translation is MMSDNRDLVAPPRLNSLACGFRFGGRARFGVILPSGNIVAEGDLAALLPRDITLHVTRLRLTGSSREQLNAMAEDVETAASLVGDVDPAVVGFHCTAVSTLSEQLERDILARACSASGRRVVATSEAIVSALNALTARTLVLITPYVDHIVKSEVAFLNRHGFDVIDAHGLGIDHPRDMAALPPEDWLALTKEHYAQKADAYFVSCTAIRSLEVVSLLEEQLGKPVITSNQVMAWHLLRTAGFNDQPHGFGHLLSHH
- a CDS encoding thiamine pyrophosphate-binding protein, which produces MTDQRPSGVERPVASDSDGVWGSDVFAEMLRGLRVKYVTLNPGSSFRGLHDSLVNHLGNEDPQMLLCLHEEHAVAIAHGYAKVTGEPLAVILHSNVGLMHGTMAIFNAWCDRVPVLIYGATGPVDAALRRPWIDWLHTCRDQASMIRNYVKWDDQPASMEAAIESMLRANLIARAEPHGPTYVNFDVSIQEKQHAEAPALPDFSRYRSPLPADPSAEGVARAAELLKNAKNPVVLAGRVSRDPADWARRVALVEALGAKVLTDIRIGASFPTNHSLHRGKPAFFIDDAAGEVLREADVILSLDWLDVAGTLKLAGKVEAKIIQASLDYQLHNGWGMEHQGLSALDLHLASSPDRAMHAIADLLGVGAGDEPENLPVKPALNAPAPEAPLDIMTLAGALGEGLDGICASMVRLPLGWAGEAWHFRHPLDFLGSDGGAGIGSGPGMLIGAALALKGSERMPVAVLGDGDFMMAASAFWTAAHYGAPFLAVVSNNRSFYNDEVHQERVAVARNRPVENKWIGQRIGDPDIDIAGVARAQGCEGIGPVFTAGELVEAVKKGIELVREGKSVVIDARVQPGYNPNMVAGLTRSE